A portion of the Granulosicoccus antarcticus IMCC3135 genome contains these proteins:
- a CDS encoding helix-turn-helix domain-containing protein encodes MITPEINPMVTPLLDELSTEDFLMVVGQRVRQQRARKSMSRKRLAEVSSVSERYLAQLESGQGNMSIALLRKVTSAIGISLGDLMSEEVTEACARKALADTRTELASSGSTPDCAKSLGAGSLGQKPEQNLRSRLPEEPVRNSASILGSSSAKIAEY; translated from the coding sequence ATGATTACACCAGAAATAAATCCAATGGTCACGCCATTGCTCGATGAACTGTCAACCGAAGATTTTCTGATGGTTGTAGGCCAGCGGGTGCGGCAACAACGAGCTCGCAAGAGTATGTCGCGCAAGCGCCTTGCGGAAGTCTCCAGTGTCTCGGAACGATATCTCGCCCAATTGGAGTCAGGGCAGGGCAATATGTCCATTGCGCTACTTCGCAAGGTCACGTCGGCGATTGGTATCTCTCTTGGCGATCTGATGTCGGAGGAGGTAACTGAAGCCTGTGCACGCAAGGCGTTGGCAGATACCAGAACAGAACTGGCAAGCAGTGGTTCAACACCAGATTGCGCTAAATCGTTAGGGGCTGGCTCTCTGGGTCAAAAACCCGAGCAGAATTTGCGAAGCAGACTGCCTGAAGAGCCCGTACGCAATTCAGCCTCGATACTGGGCAGCTCCTCTGCGAAGATTGCAGAATACTGA
- a CDS encoding LamB/YcsF family protein — protein sequence MQLNLNADLGESFGPWPMGDDKRLLNVVNSANVACGFHAGDPLVMSNTISASKQAGVSIGAHPGFPDLQGFGRRPMTMPADELRAMIQYQLAALDGMGRSMGLPISHVKPHGALNNMACEDRIMADVIALAVRDFDASLIFLAPVMSQLAIAGTDAGLNVALEIFADRAYTASGSLVSRSKPGAVLYTADACIAHVQSMIEAGGIVTEEGAILPTEFHSICVHGDNAHAVDTALKIRTTLLNQGHELLTLPQLLSTAA from the coding sequence ATGCAGCTCAATCTCAACGCTGATCTCGGCGAATCTTTCGGCCCCTGGCCTATGGGCGATGATAAACGCCTGCTGAATGTTGTCAATTCAGCCAATGTGGCCTGCGGCTTTCATGCCGGTGACCCTCTGGTCATGAGCAATACGATCAGCGCCTCGAAACAGGCGGGTGTCAGCATTGGTGCACACCCTGGATTTCCGGATCTGCAAGGATTTGGCCGCCGTCCAATGACGATGCCTGCCGACGAATTGCGCGCCATGATTCAGTATCAATTGGCTGCACTCGATGGTATGGGCCGAAGCATGGGCTTGCCTATAAGCCACGTCAAACCCCATGGAGCTCTGAATAACATGGCCTGTGAGGACCGCATCATGGCAGACGTCATTGCATTGGCGGTCAGGGACTTCGACGCCTCTCTGATCTTTCTGGCCCCGGTCATGTCTCAACTGGCCATCGCTGGCACCGACGCTGGTCTCAACGTCGCGTTGGAGATCTTTGCTGATCGTGCCTACACCGCGTCAGGCTCACTAGTCTCACGCAGCAAGCCAGGTGCAGTACTGTATACAGCCGACGCATGCATCGCTCATGTGCAAAGCATGATAGAAGCAGGCGGCATTGTCACCGAAGAAGGCGCCATTCTACCCACTGAATTTCATAGCATCTGCGTCCACGGCGACAATGCACATGCCGTCGACACAGCCCTGAAAATTCGAACCACTTTACTGAATCAGGGCCATGAGCTACTCACTCTGCCACAACTATTAAGCACTGCAGCCTGA
- a CDS encoding biotin-dependent carboxyltransferase family protein: protein MTDELPMTGTTLTVRAPGLMSTLQDHGRFGMRSLGVPWSGAMTPVWQQLANALVGNSERHSIIECFEGGLKLHSGDAPLRMAVMAASDAKMHLESGNESKSIKPGRSYTVPPDTVFKLSSTGSFRHAVIAIQALESRDHLGSSSTYTKAGLGGIDGHALTAGDCLQTSATPQGLERECLDPLAKAYQANTLRVVLGPQDDHFSDSGIETFLATEYTLSAEVDRMGARLSGLPLQHRDAAARDIVSDAIVPGSVQVPGNGQPIVLLNDAHTAGGYPKIATVISIDLPLLGLQRTGSTYRFEAVSVEDAIAAVRRQAIDVQKAISQISTVKDFTLTTEILLSHNLIDGVTDGQMS, encoded by the coding sequence ATGACAGACGAACTCCCCATGACAGGCACCACCCTGACCGTGCGGGCGCCGGGCCTGATGAGCACTTTGCAGGATCATGGCCGATTTGGCATGCGCAGCCTCGGTGTGCCCTGGTCTGGCGCCATGACACCAGTCTGGCAGCAACTGGCAAATGCTCTGGTTGGCAATTCTGAACGGCACAGCATTATCGAGTGCTTTGAAGGCGGGTTGAAACTTCACTCTGGAGATGCCCCGCTGCGCATGGCTGTCATGGCCGCTTCTGACGCAAAGATGCACCTTGAATCCGGCAATGAATCCAAAAGCATCAAACCGGGTCGTAGTTACACAGTGCCCCCCGATACTGTCTTCAAACTAAGCAGCACGGGTAGTTTCAGGCATGCCGTCATTGCCATCCAGGCACTGGAGAGCAGAGACCATCTGGGCAGCTCATCCACCTATACCAAAGCCGGACTGGGAGGCATTGATGGTCACGCCCTGACCGCTGGCGACTGCCTGCAGACATCGGCAACGCCACAAGGACTTGAGCGGGAGTGTCTGGATCCGCTTGCGAAGGCCTACCAGGCCAACACCTTACGGGTCGTACTTGGCCCACAAGACGATCACTTTTCGGACTCGGGCATTGAAACCTTTCTTGCAACCGAATACACGCTGAGTGCCGAGGTCGATCGCATGGGTGCCAGGCTATCAGGCCTGCCCCTGCAGCACCGCGACGCCGCAGCCCGCGATATCGTATCCGATGCGATCGTACCTGGCTCTGTTCAGGTGCCAGGCAACGGGCAGCCAATCGTCCTGCTCAACGATGCTCACACCGCTGGCGGCTATCCAAAAATAGCCACCGTGATCTCGATCGACTTGCCGCTGCTTGGTTTGCAGCGCACAGGCAGCACCTATCGCTTCGAGGCAGTCAGTGTTGAAGACGCTATTGCTGCAGTACGTCGTCAGGCTATTGACGTACAAAAGGCTATCAGCCAGATTTCAACGGTCAAAGACTTTACGCTCACCACTGAGATACTGCTCTCCCACAATCTGATTGATGGCGTCACTGATGGTCAGATGTCCTAA